ATGATGACCGAAGAATTCTTTCTGAAAATATCGGAGTTTCGGAACGAATTGGAATTGAGAAAGCGAAGCACTTACCCTGGAGATTTTTTATACGGGGAAATAAGTTTCTCAGTAGATGAAAAATGGTAAAGATCACCTCACAAATGTCGTTTCGGATTATACAGGAGTCGCCCGTCCTCGGGCGACCCGTTACTAATTCAGTCTCTTCTTGCATTTCACAGAAATATTTGTTACTATAATTCTGTAAACATACAAATTTGTACCTTTACAGAATAAAAATGCAGTTTATAGAATTTCAAAATCAATTATCGGCGTATCCTATTTTTTCTTTGAAGGACATTTTGAAGGTAATTCCTGAGTTTCATCGAATACAGCTGGATCGCTGGGAAAAGAAGGATTATATATGCAAGATTAAGCGAGGTTTTTATTCTTTTAATACTAAAAATCTGAATGAGAATTTTCTTTTTTATGCTGCCAATAAAATTTATGCTCCGTCGTGTGTGTCTCTTGAGATGGCTTTGAAGTATTATGGGTTTATTCCTGAGGAAGTTTTTCAAATAACTTCTGTGAGCACAAAGAAGGCGACCAGTTTTGAAACTCCTCTTGGAAATTTCAGCTACAAGCAAATAAAGCCGAGTCTTTTTTGGGGATATCGATTTGTCGAATTTGGAAAGCAAAAGATACTTCTCGCAGAACCTGAAAAGGCTGTTTTGGATTATTTGTATGTGAATTCAAGACTGAAGACGGCAAATGACTTTGAGGGGATGCGGATCAATAGCTATGAATTTCGGTCTCAGATTAATCTTGAGAGATTTCAAAAATATCTCGAGACTTTTCAGAATAAGGCGCTTTTGAAGCGTGCAAAAATATTTCTTACCACCATCCAAAATGATACCACTTGAACAAATCCTCACGGCATATCCTAAAAATTTACATGCTTTCAAGGAAAGTATTTTGAAGGAATATTTGCAATACAAGATTTTAAACAGCATTTTTAACAGCGAATATGGGAATAAGTTAGCGTTTCTTGGAGGAACTGCTCTCAGAATTGTTCATGGAAGTAGCAGATTTTCCGAAGATTTAGATTTTGATAATTTTGGTTTGAGTGAACAGGAATTTATACATCTCAGCGAGATTATTCAAAAGGATTTGATGCTCGAAGGTCTTGAAGTAGAGGTACAAACAATTACAAAAAACGCGTATCGCATCAAAATTCGTATCCCAAAGTTGCTGTTTGATTCAGGTCTTTCAGCGATGGCTGATCAGAAAATTCTCATTCAGGTAGATACCGTTCCACAGAATTTTGAATATGTTTCAGAGAAGCCGCTTCTCAATAAGTTTGATATTTTCACGCAAATTAACGCGCTTCCCAAGGATTTGCTCCTTGCTCAGAAAATTTTTGCGTCGTTCGATCGAAATCGAATTATTGGGCGAGATTTCTTTGATATTGTTTTCCTGTATGGAATTGGCGCTCAGCCGAATTTTGACTATTTGAAGAAGAATATTGGCATTAATAATCAAACGAATTTGAAAAAGTATTTGCTGGAAAAGACAGCTTCACTCAATTTTGAAGACCTAGCGAAGGATGTAGAGCCACTTCTTTTTAATCCGAGAGATACAAACAAGGTGCTCCTTTTTCGAGAATTTATAGAGCAGAGTTTGTGAAGGTTGAAAACTCCGATGTTTTATTTCTTCAAAGTGCTGTATTGAGCATCTTCGAGAAATATATCATCTGAATTCCCCGGGACTCGCCTGTGGGCAAGCGACCGGGTCGGCTCTGTGGAGCCGCCTCCCAAAAAAACAAATTGACAAAATTGTCAATTATATGGTATTTTGATACTAAATATATTTTCAATTTGCTTATGCCTCCAGACAATAATAATTTACAGGAACAAATTGCAACACTGATAAAAGATGACGCTACTACTCTCGGATTGTCTGAGACAGATAGAGAAGCACTAGAAAAATCCAACGGGCTTCAAGATGAAGAATTGGTAAAAATAGTGGGGCGAATTAGGGCAACACTTGATAGGGCGAAACAGTCCGAAGAAGATAGACCTGGGAGATTAAGAATAATTGTCAAACAACAAGTGGAAATGGTTTTGAGAGACCGTGCAAATAAAACAGAGGTTGGGTCAACTGCTGAAGAGAAAAAATATTTTATGGTTTCCTCACTTTTTGATGAACTCAAAGCAGAAAATTCAGAATTAGATTCACTTTCATATTATAGAAAACCGCACGCAAGAGAAAATAGAAAGGGAGTTTGGGGACTTATAAGTTCTGACCCAAAAGATCGCACTTCATCTCTATCTCAAGCATTGGGAAGAATGTTTGAAAGATTACAAATGGCAAAAGAAAAAGGTTTAATGCCAGGAGTTCGAGGATATTACATTGAACTCTTTTCCAATCCCAGCAAACCAATTCAAATTCATACAGTAACAATTAGTGGAATGCATACGAATGGTAATATCGGAGCATCTCTCTTAAAAACAAGAATAAAAAGTAAACCCTTCATTCAAACACACCCAAAAGAGGTGTGTTTGTCATATGATGAGGTTATGGCTCAAAATCAAGGTAGGAAATTCCTTTTAGATGGAAAAGAAATTTCAGAAAAAAAATAGCCCTTCTAAAACATCCTCACCTCATCAAAACTTCTCTTGATGCTCTCCATTCCCACTGAGATGTAAATTTGAGTGGTCGTTATTTGCGAATATTTCAACTTTCAAAAATGAAGAAATTCTAGACAAATAAGATGCCAAAGGGTATTCTCTCGTGGCATTTTCGTACAATCGTCGCGGGGTAGAGCAGTGGTAGCTCGTCGGGCTCATAACCCGAAGGTCGCTGGTTCAAGTCCAGCCCCCGCAACCATTCGACCAGTTTTATTAAGAAGAATATACGAGCAGTAAGCCAAATTTTTACAATACTTATTGCTTACTGCATATTGCTTTCCTATTCTTATTTACACATAAGAAAATACGTAGCATTTTTATCGAGAATTGGTATAAGAGGTGAGAGAGAAGAAAAGTGGGATTTTTGCTTTAGAGAATTTTGGAGAGAAATTCACAAATTCCTCCTTGAAGGCGCGACCGAATGCCGCGCCTTTTCCATAATCACTCATTAGCTTCCGCCATGTTCTTCACGCCTCTCAGCGCGAAAAACACTGAAAGCGCCTGGAGAGTCCAGAGAAGCATCCGTCCCTTTTCCCAGAGAATGGGCATAGCCGCGAGGTGCATAGCAGTGAACGCATACCAGCAGAAAATATTCTCTTTTCTGCGGAGGTATCCACCAAGCGGAAATCCCACTGCAATTATGACTTCTAAGTAGGGGACAATTGACTCGAATCCAACCGTCTGAACCGTGTGCCAGAGTGTTATGAGAAACACGAGCACACAAATTCCGATGTCGATCGAATCGAATTCTGTCTTTTTTTTCTCTTGAAATGAGCTAATGAGCCCCCTGAAGATCACAATTCCTCCGGCAAGCTCCGTTCCACAGAAAATGTAGCTCTGATAGTGCCAGAGGATGATCACCCAAGAGGGGACTCCGAGGAGATAGACAATCCATCCAATGCGAATCTTCTTTTTGTCGCTTTCTCCGACGTAGGAGAGAAACACCTTCGAGAGGAAATAGAGAAATCCTCCCAGAATTTCATTCACAAAAATCCACTGATCACTCATCTCTCACCTCCGTGTTCCCTGAAAGCCATAGGAATTTCCTAAACTTTCAGGAGTATGTTAAGGATCCAGAGCCATTAAACTCTTTTTTTGGTGATGTATTCTTAAAAAAATCGACCACTTAAAATACTGGCTTGAATAAGCCAACAAAATGGCACTCTTCTGTTGACGAAGCTCGTCAACAGATAATTTCAAAAAAGAGAAATACGTTCTCCATGTTTTTGCTTTGATTGAGTTTTCTCTCCGCCGATCATTTCAGAAAATTCTTTTTCTGTAAGAATGACAACACCGAGTTCTATTGCTTTTTCTTGTTTGGATCCGGCGTTTTCTCCGCACACGACATAATCAGTATTTTTGGAAACGGAAGAGACAGCTTTTGCTCCGAGCTTCTCAATAATTTCCTGGGCTTCTTCCCGACTGAAATTTTTCAAAGTTCCCGTAAAAACAAATATTTTTCCGCTGAAATGTCGCAAGTTTCCATCTTCTGTATTCTCTCGTTGCTCTGCTGATCGCGAAAGAGGAAATCCTGCGGTTTCCAATTTTTGAAACATTTCCATATTTTCCCGAGTTTTGAAGAAATTCACGATGCTCAAGGCGACTTCCGGACCAACACCTTGAATCTCCTGAAGTTCCTCCACTGATGCTTTCGTTAAATTCCAAAAAATTGGATATTTCTCAGCAAGATCTTTTGCAGTTCGCTGACCTACAAGCGGAATTCCGAGCGCAGCAAGAAATCTCCACAGTGTTTTTTTCTTTGCCTCTTCAAGAGCAGTAAACAAATTTGTTACAGATTTTTCTTGAAATCCCTCGAGTGCCAAAACATCACTTTTTTGGAGCGTAAAAAGATCAGAAAAATTCAAAACCAGACCTTTTTCTACAAAAAGTTCTGATGTTTCTTTTCCAAGATTCTCAATATCAAGAGCATTTTTTGAGGCGAAATGGGCAATACGGGCTTTTATTTGTGCTGGGCAAGAAACATTTTCACAGCGAAGAGCAACTTCGCCTTGAGTATGCAGAACGACACTTTTGCATGCAGGACATTTTTTAGGAGGATGAATCCTTTTTTCTGAATTATTTCTTCGATCGAGAAGGGGAGTCACGACTTTGGGAATGACGTCTCCCGCTCGTTCTATCACTACAAAATCTCCAATGCGAAAATCTTTTTTTTCAATTTCATCCATATTGTGAAGTGTCGCGCGTTTTACCTGAACTCCACCAATATCAACCGGTTCCAAGTCTGCCACTGGCGTGAGTACTCCCGTTCTTCCCACTTGCCATTCCACATTAAGAATACGAGTAATTTCCTGCTTTGCGGGAAACTTATACGCAATTGCCCACCTCGGATGGCGATTGGTTTCTCCAATTTTTTCCCGAAGATCAAAATCATCGATTTTGATAACAGCGCCATCAATTTCAAACTCAAAATCTTCGCGATGGTTTTCAATTTTTTGAACGGCATCAAATATGGCTTCACTCGAACTACATACTTTAAAAAAAGGAGAACTCAGGAGTCCAAGCTCATGAAACATTTTGGGAACCTCAGAATATTTTTTTGGAATTTTTTCTTCAGGAGAAAAATACGAAATTTGATAGAAAAAAGCAGTGAGTTTTCGTTCTCGGGTAATATTCGGATCGAGTTGACGAAGGCTTCCTGATGCGGCATTTCTCGGATTTGAAAAAAGAGCTTCTCCTCGCTCAGCGCGTTCAAAATTTAATTCTTCAAAATCTTTCTTCTTAATCACCACTTCTCCGCGGATCTCCACTTTTTTTGCTCCGAATTTAGAAAAATTTGCGCGAAGAGGAATTGATGAAATTGTTTTTGCATTCAGTGTTACATCTTCTCCCACTTCTCCATTTCCTCGCGTAGCAACACGTACAAGGCGATCATCCTCATAAATAGCAGAAATTCCGAGACCATCAAATTTGAGTTCTACTGTAGAGTTTGGTTTTTCTCCCGCATCCAAAAACTTGCATATCCGCTCTTCCCATTCTAAAAGGTCTTCTTTGGAAAATGCATTCTCAAGCGAAAGCATTTGGGTAAGATGCGGAACTTTTTTGAGTTCGCTCTGTACGGAAAGATCAATCCTTTGAGTAGGAGAATCGGAGGTTTTTAGCTTTGGATATGATTCCTCCCACATTTTGAGGAGTCGAAAAAGCGCATCATATTCATGATCAGAAATAATGGGCGCATCATTCAGATAATACTGAGCATTGTGGTATCGCAGAATCTCACGTAAAAACTCTACATTTGAATAAATTTTTTGTTCATCATAATGCTTTCCATTTTTCAGAAGTTCTTTGCCGACGGAGAGGATATCGGATTCATTCATACAGAGGATATTTTGTCAGATTTTGAGAATTTTGAAAAATCACTTTTCATTGTATACAATAAAGTGTACAATTGAAACGTACAATTTAATATACATATTATGATATCAACTCATGGAATTAGCATTATGGGAGAATCAGAACTTCGGAGTACCGGCACGAAAGCTCTTCACTCTGCGGAGGAAGGCGTCGTGATTATCACGAAGAGGGGGAAACCTGTAGCAGTTTTACAATTATATGATGAATACGATCAAACAGAAAAGATAATTGAAGAGTTTGAAGATTTTATATTGGGAAATTTGGCAAAAGAAAGAATGAAAAGGAAAGATAAGAAATTTCTCTCTCTTGAGGAAATGGAGAAGCTCATTTTTTCAAAAAATGAATGAAAAAGTACAAGATTATTTTCGACGACCTTGTTTGGAAAGAAGATTTTCGGAAAATTGATACAAGCGATAGGAAGAAAATTTTTTTGGAAATTTCAAAAAAACTACCTACTCATCCGCATGAATTTGGAAAACATCTTTCGGGGAATCTCAGCGGATATAAAAGTCTCCGCATTGGTGAGTTTCGCATAGTGTATAGGATTTATGAAGCAAAAATTGAAGTTTTAGTTGTAAAGATAGGATTTCGACGAAACATGGAAGTCTATATCGAAGTAGCAAAAAGACTGGGAATTTTATAAAAATTTCCGCTACAATCCATGGCGAAAATATAATCTTTTGCTCATGAACATTCTCCTCCTCGGAAACGGCGGTCGCGAACATGCCATCGCGAAGACATTGAAAAGGTCTCCTCAAAATCCAAAAATTTTTACTTTTGCGAATGCGAAGAATCCGGGAATTTGTAAAATTTCTGAGGAATATGAAATTTGTTCTCAGAAAAATTTTGGAGAAGAAGATGGATTTACTCATCTGAAAAAATTCGCCGAAGAAAATAAAATTGATTTTACCATTCTCGGTCCGGATGATCCCATCGGAGCCGGCGCAGCAGACTCACTCCTCAAAGTTGGAGTAAAAAGTGTTGGACCACTGAAGTCTCTTGCAAGGCTCGAAAGTTCAAAAAGTTTCACTCGAAATCTTCTAGAAAAATATGGAATTCCCGGAAATCCCGAATTTAAAGTTTTCATAAGCATGGAAGGAATGAATAAATTTTGTGAACATCTCGAGGGAAATTTTGTGATTAAGGACGATGGACTCTGCGGTGGAAAAGGCGTTCATGTTTCTGGAGATCATTTTTCTACACTTCAAGAAGGACTCAGGATTGCTGAAAAAATTCTCAAAGAACACGGAAAACTCGTCATTGAAGAGAAATTTATCGGGCAAGAATTTTCCCTCATGTATTTTACGGATGGGAACGTCGTGAAACCAATGCCAGTAGTTCAGGATCACAAGAGAGCGTTTGAAGGCGACACCGGTCCAAATACCGGCGGAATGGGAACGTATTCTTATCCAGAAAATCTTCCGTTTCTCACGGCGCAACATTTGGAGGAAGCTCGAGAAATTACTGAGCAGACGATGAGAGCGCTTGAAAAAGAATGTGGAAGCAAATATATGGGAATTATGTATGGCGGATTTATCGCGACAAAAAAAGGGACTCGGCTTATCGAATATAACTCACGATTTGGTGATCCTGAAGGACTTAATGTTTTGCCACTTCTTGAGAGCGATCTCGTGGAGATTTGCCTTGGAATTATAAATGGAAATCTTTCAGAAAAAGAAGTTCGATTTGCAAAAAAGGCGACGGTGTGCAAATACGTTTGCCCAGAAGGCTATCCTTCAAATCCAGTGAAAAGCGCAGAAATTACGATTGGTGATGTTCCAAAGAATGTGGAAGTCTTTTTTTCTTCAATTGATGAAATTGACGGGAAATTTACTCTCAAGGGATCACGTGCGATTGGATTTGTAGGAATTGCGGATGATATTTTTGAAGCGGAAAAGTTAGCAGAAAAAGCGTGTAACGCAGTTTCAGGACCGGTTTTTCATCGAAGAGATATTGGGACGAAGGAGCTCATAGAGAAGAGGATAGAAATGATGATGAATTTATAGGTGGTGGGTAAGGTGGGGGTTGAATAAGCGACCAACTCCGCTAAAGCGGAGCTGCTCTAAAACTGAGCATGAATCCACCTTTCAATATGTCCTG
The genomic region above belongs to Candidatus Peregrinibacteria bacterium and contains:
- a CDS encoding type II toxin-antitoxin system Phd/YefM family antitoxin, which codes for MISTHGISIMGESELRSTGTKALHSAEEGVVIITKRGKPVAVLQLYDEYDQTEKIIEEFEDFILGNLAKERMKRKDKKFLSLEEMEKLIFSKNE
- the purD gene encoding phosphoribosylamine--glycine ligase codes for the protein MNILLLGNGGREHAIAKTLKRSPQNPKIFTFANAKNPGICKISEEYEICSQKNFGEEDGFTHLKKFAEENKIDFTILGPDDPIGAGAADSLLKVGVKSVGPLKSLARLESSKSFTRNLLEKYGIPGNPEFKVFISMEGMNKFCEHLEGNFVIKDDGLCGGKGVHVSGDHFSTLQEGLRIAEKILKEHGKLVIEEKFIGQEFSLMYFTDGNVVKPMPVVQDHKRAFEGDTGPNTGGMGTYSYPENLPFLTAQHLEEAREITEQTMRALEKECGSKYMGIMYGGFIATKKGTRLIEYNSRFGDPEGLNVLPLLESDLVEICLGIINGNLSEKEVRFAKKATVCKYVCPEGYPSNPVKSAEITIGDVPKNVEVFFSSIDEIDGKFTLKGSRAIGFVGIADDIFEAEKLAEKACNAVSGPVFHRRDIGTKELIEKRIEMMMNL
- a CDS encoding type II toxin-antitoxin system mRNA interferase toxin, RelE/StbE family, with the protein product MKKYKIIFDDLVWKEDFRKIDTSDRKKIFLEISKKLPTHPHEFGKHLSGNLSGYKSLRIGEFRIVYRIYEAKIEVLVVKIGFRRNMEVYIEVAKRLGIL
- a CDS encoding nucleotidyl transferase AbiEii/AbiGii toxin family protein; protein product: MIPLEQILTAYPKNLHAFKESILKEYLQYKILNSIFNSEYGNKLAFLGGTALRIVHGSSRFSEDLDFDNFGLSEQEFIHLSEIIQKDLMLEGLEVEVQTITKNAYRIKIRIPKLLFDSGLSAMADQKILIQVDTVPQNFEYVSEKPLLNKFDIFTQINALPKDLLLAQKIFASFDRNRIIGRDFFDIVFLYGIGAQPNFDYLKKNIGINNQTNLKKYLLEKTASLNFEDLAKDVEPLLFNPRDTNKVLLFREFIEQSL
- the ligA gene encoding NAD-dependent DNA ligase LigA, with the translated sequence MNESDILSVGKELLKNGKHYDEQKIYSNVEFLREILRYHNAQYYLNDAPIISDHEYDALFRLLKMWEESYPKLKTSDSPTQRIDLSVQSELKKVPHLTQMLSLENAFSKEDLLEWEERICKFLDAGEKPNSTVELKFDGLGISAIYEDDRLVRVATRGNGEVGEDVTLNAKTISSIPLRANFSKFGAKKVEIRGEVVIKKKDFEELNFERAERGEALFSNPRNAASGSLRQLDPNITRERKLTAFFYQISYFSPEEKIPKKYSEVPKMFHELGLLSSPFFKVCSSSEAIFDAVQKIENHREDFEFEIDGAVIKIDDFDLREKIGETNRHPRWAIAYKFPAKQEITRILNVEWQVGRTGVLTPVADLEPVDIGGVQVKRATLHNMDEIEKKDFRIGDFVVIERAGDVIPKVVTPLLDRRNNSEKRIHPPKKCPACKSVVLHTQGEVALRCENVSCPAQIKARIAHFASKNALDIENLGKETSELFVEKGLVLNFSDLFTLQKSDVLALEGFQEKSVTNLFTALEEAKKKTLWRFLAALGIPLVGQRTAKDLAEKYPIFWNLTKASVEELQEIQGVGPEVALSIVNFFKTRENMEMFQKLETAGFPLSRSAEQRENTEDGNLRHFSGKIFVFTGTLKNFSREEAQEIIEKLGAKAVSSVSKNTDYVVCGENAGSKQEKAIELGVVILTEKEFSEMIGGEKTQSKQKHGERISLF